CAATGCGGCAATGGTGGGCTGCCTAGGTTATTATGAATACTTGAAAGGCAATATAAACGGTCTTGATTTGGATGTCTACTCCCGGTCAGAGGTATAACAAAGATTTTTTTAAGTTACTTCTTGTATCTTTCTTTCTGATATTAAAAAAGCTTAAATTGTTTTTTATATTTCCTTGATTTTTGATTATTGGTATATTATTATGGTTACTAGTTAGCAGTCTTACAGATTGAGTGCTAATTTTTTTTTATACTTTTGCATAAATGTTTAATGCCTTAAAGGAGGTAACCATGAACTACAAACCACTGGCCGACAGGCTGCTGCTTAAGGTTAAAAAAGCAGAGGAAATGACCAAGAGCGGCATCGTGCTGCCTGACAGCGCCCAGGAAAAGCCCCAGGAAG
The Actinomycetota bacterium genome window above contains:
- a CDS encoding co-chaperone GroES, which gives rise to MNYKPLADRLLLKVKKAEEMTKSGIVLPDSAQEKPQE